Part of the Spirochaetales bacterium genome, CTTCCATCGGGACCGATACTGCCGTTCACGCGTACATCGAGCGGACCGACATCCACCATTCCCTCTCCCTGAAAGGAGACCGCTTCTCCGCGTTTTGAAAATACCACCGTCGCGTTTCCGAGTTCGTATCCGAAAAAGTTCCACCTGCCAGTGCCCTTCAACTCACAATCCCCGTTACTCGAAACGCTTCCCGACACATGGACAAAGTTCTCCCCGAAACGAAGGTCGCCGGAAAGCGTCACCTTCCCGTTATAAAACTCGAGCGTTGCGTTTCTGAGTTCATAACCCTGTATCAGGTTGAAGACGCTTCCCTCAGCCTTGAAATAGAGATCGTCGGTATCGACATCATAGTATCCGTAGATCTGAAAATCATGGTGCTGGACAGGTTCGATCAACTCGAAAAGCCTGTTCTTTAAACTTCGTCCATGAAACATGAGTTTACCTTCGTCGTTATCGTAGACGGCGCTTCCCGCACCGATATCGAGTGAAAAAGTAAAGCCGTACTTTTCCGGACTGATTCTAAGCAGAGCATTCGTACAAAAAGCAATATCGTCGAGAAATCCCGTATCATCGGAAAAACCAAGGAAGGTTCCATCCCCGTTCGCATCGGCATTGATCCCGACATTTCCCTCACATTCGAAGGGAATGCCCTTTATATTGAACGGGATCGTTCCCTTCCCGTACAGATGTGAATCCACCGTGTATGTTTTCCAGGATGTTCCGTTATACAACTCATATGAAGAAGCGACGGGAATAAGCGCCTGTGTGGAAATACCGATACCGATATCTTCGACGCCTTTGTTTTCCAGACAGGACAATCCGTAGACATCGCCTTCGACATAAAACATCGGATCCGCAACATCGAAGATGATCGTCCCCTGATAAGCATCACCGTTTTCTCTTGAAACGGAAACGTCAAGAAACGAAAATTCGAAATCTTCGCCGTTTTCATAGGTAAAAAGCAGGTAAAGCCGGTCATCCATGAGGGGGATACCGATATCATCCGCGTTCAATTCACTCCCTGAAGCTATTGCCAATGTCGTTACCGGCATCTGAAAATCCGAATCGAGCAGGAATCTGAATTTCGGGAAAGGAAATTCGACCACCGTTGCACCGATATAAAGCGGATCGGGGGCCGCGATGAGTATTTCCACTTCCATCTCTATCTCACCAAACGGTGTTCCCAGATAGACGATCCCATAAGCCTCATACCGGCTTTCGCCCGCATTGTACGTCCACCCGTTTTCCGCGCGGAATCTCAATTGGATTCCATCGGGTGAGACAATGACGAGGGTATCTCCTTCGAAATAAAAAACGGAATCGGGGACAGGGGTGGCGATATCTGTCGGGGCCGGCGTCGATACATCCGTCGCGCCGCCCGTGGGGACGGAAGAACTCTCACCGGTCGGACCGGGGGATTCCTGTCCGGGCGCCGGCGTTACATCGTCACCGGGGGGATTTTCATTCGTGTCGCCGGGCCCTTCATCCGGCGGCCACAATTGGTCGCATGAATAAAACGATAAACCCGCGGCCGCGGCAAGACCGAGGATGACCACAACGCAGAAGATCTTCCGGGTGACGGATCCTTTTGTTTCGCTTTTTTTACTGCAATTCATGTTTCCCCTCCTTGCATACATTATGTTTTTGAAGCAGATCATTTATTTCACCCATTAATCGCCCGTAAAACAAAAATCCTTCTTTTTCACCGTTAATTTTGTTCAAGGAGAGGGAAATACCCGCCGACTAATGAAGTGAGGAAAAAATGGCAGAACGAGTCGTCAATTTCGAAGATAATATATTTTTCCTTCAGCATCTTATAAAGAACCTGAAAAAGGGACTCAAACTCGATATCGATTCCCGCTATTTTATACAGAAAATCGCCCAGGATATTATTTTCTACGCCACAACGATCGATCAGATTTACAAAAAACTCAGGACAAACAACAACATGCTGCACCGCGCGGATTACCTGAAAAGCATCCAGCGTCTCAAAAAGGAGTTCAACGGCCTCATCGACGATATTTTAGCCAAACGTTTTTCCATCGCGCCCGCATTCGGCACATACCTCGACCGCTTCAGGGAAATATATCGGGCATACGAGCGGGATATCAGCGAGATCCGCCGCCTGTTTCTGAAAGCCGGCGAGGACGGTTTCGAACAGGAGAAGATCGTTTCGGAGGAAGAGTTCAGAATTCTCATGTCCCAGGAAGAAGAAAAGAGTTGAAAAGTCACGAACCGCCCATATACTTATCAGTATGAACATTAAAAGACAGATAATCATCCCGGCAATAGTATTCGGGCTTCTCATCTCGGGATGTTCCCCAAAATACGAATCATGGGATGAGCCATACGAACCAGGTGAATATGAAAGGGAGGAAGGGGTAGCCGGCTATACGGGCGAACTGGATTCCGAAATTGAAACTGCCGATGAAGCCGTAGGGGATATGCTGCTTAAAAAGGAAAAAAGCAGCGAGAAAGGCGGAAAAGACGACGCGGATACCGGGGGAACAAAGGAAAAACCCGGGGAACGCAAGCGTGTATACTTCGGATTTCTCAAACTTCTGGTCGACAGTATCAAGGATACGAAAAGCAGCATCTCGACAATGGCGGAAGAGACCGGGGGCTATGTCGAATCCTCATACGGTGAAGTGATCATCATCCGCGTCCCGAAAGAACAATTTGAAGAGGTATTCTCTTTACTCAAGGAATACGGCGAGGTGGTGGACAAATCGATCGAAACCTATGATGTAACGGAATTTTTCCAGGATCTCACAGCACATCTGGCAATTTCCGAGAAAACGAGAAACAGGCTTTATGATCTGCTTGAAAAAACAACCGACGTGAAGGAACGCCTTAAAATCCTCAAGGAAATCAAGCGTCTGACGGAAGAGATCGAACGGATAAAGCTCACCCTTGAAAGCATCAAGCGTCTCATCGCCTTCTCGCGAATTACCATCGAACTGGAACAGAGGCTATCCGACCTTTCCGGGGAAGACAAGCGCGCCATCCCCTTTCCCTGGATAGCGGCCCTCGATCCCTTCTATACAACGATAGACGAACTCGACGGGAAACCGACAATCGAAGTGGGCGACGATTTCGCGGTTTTTGATAAACGAAAGTACTATTTCGCTGAAAGTACGGAGGGGATCCGTCTTCGGGCGGGCACAACCCGCAATTACCCGGAAGGAGACGGGGCGTTCTGGCAACAGGCGCTCGTCCATCACCTCTCCCCCTTCTACGGGAGTGCCACCCCCCTGGTATTGGGTGATGTCAACGCGGTGTTGTTCGAAAGCAAGGACCCCGAACCGTTTTATTACCTCGTCGGGGTGTTTGTAAAGGAGAGAAAAATCCATGTTATCGAGGTACTTTTTCCCACCCCCGAATCTTTCAAAAAGAAGGGTGAGGTCGTCTACGGCTATATAAAGGAGTGTCGCATACAATGAAAAAACTATTATCGACGGTACTCTTTGGCGTTATTATCTTCTTCGCGCTGGAGGCAGCCTGCGGTGAAGAATACCGGAAGGTAACTATACGTGCGACGGTGATCGTTTTCCAGCCGGAAGAACTGCAAAACCGGATAATCGGCTGGATCGAAGAACACGGGGGATATTTTCTTCTCAGATCGAACGAATTTCTCTCGTTGAGACTCCCGACTGAAGCGGAAACGGGATTCAGGCACTATATTGAAAACCTGGACGGGGAGGTAACGGCTATCGATATCGAGAGTGAGGATCTCCGGGAGGAAATACTGAATCTCCGTTCGGGTATAAAAAGCAGGGAAGATATTCTCGCAAAAAACATAGCCCTCTTTGGAAGGGCGGATGTGGAGGCGACCCTCGGTATCGAGAAGGAACTCGTCCTGCTGTTGAACGAAATCGAAAGCCTCAAAGGCAGGCTGAATAAACTGGAAACGGAACGGAAATATCTTTTCTCCGAAATATCCTTTGTGTTCAAACGAACATCGCTTCCGGAGAAAATTCCTTCGTCGTTCGACTGGATCAACACCCTGAACCTCTACCGGTTCAAAAAGGAAGGACTGCCCCATGAAAAATAAGACCAGCCGTTTTCTTTTTCTTCTTTTGAGTTGTCTCGCGATCGTCATGGCCGCGCATTCATGTTCCCGCCTTATTGTCGAAAAACCGGAAGGATTTGCGGAAATGAAAAAAGACAACAGTTACCATGCAATAAGCCCAGAAGGCCTTCTCTACCGGGTCAGATACGTCGAAAACTATCCGAAAAAAGACCTCGCGTTCTGGCGGGAAGCACTAAAAAATCAGCTTGTCAGGGAAGGGTATCAGCCTGTCGATGAACAGGAGTTCGACGCACCCGGCCGCGAGGGAGTTTTGTTCGAATGGGGAGCCCCTTACGGTAATGAAAACTTCATATATCTCACCGCAATTGCCGTATTCGGCGATTCGATTGCCGTAGCGGAAGCGGCCGGCGAATACAACCTCTACGGCCGATACCGCGAAGCCCTCATGGACAGTCTGAAAACCATATCCCTGCGATAGCACGCACGCGTGGCCCGAAACGCTTCTTTTTTATATCAATCAATTCGAGTCCGCATCCACTCGTTTTTCAAAGTATCGAGCAATGTCCTCGATATCAGATATAAACTCCTTCACTCTTTGGTCCTTTCGGAATCACCGGATTGTATGAAAAGGAGGAGGATGATTCCGGGCGCGCGATAATCAGCTTATTGAATGCGGACGTTCCCATTGTCACTAAGCGTCTCCGGGGTCAAGCGATGCGCATATTCCTGCAATCTCCTGCTTCGCAATAACACGGAAGCCGCTTGCAAGCCACGTTTTCTGTATGTATCCCCACGAGGCAAGGCACGGACGAATCCGCCCGTCTTCATTCTCCCGGAGGTGGTCGATCTGATCGTCGATAAAAACGGCACGTTTCATTTTCAGTCCGTCGAGCAGGGATGAAACGATCGAGAGTTTCCTTTCCTTTCCGGAATCGATCACGCATCCCGGACGTGGTGAAAGACCCCAGTGCATGCAGATATCACGGATAAAATCTTCCCGTTTCGTGGAGAGAATATAAAACCCGGGCGACCGGATTGCACTCCGCAGCGGTCCTTGCATATGGGAGAAAACGGGATTGAGACCCATCCAGTATTCCCGTTCATCCTCCAATAGCGCCGTCCTTGCCTGATAGAATAATGCTTTGAAAAGTGATTTTTTTTCTTCGCCTTCATGGCCGCAATACCGGTCGAATGATTCCT contains:
- a CDS encoding DUF4349 domain-containing protein; its protein translation is MNIKRQIIIPAIVFGLLISGCSPKYESWDEPYEPGEYEREEGVAGYTGELDSEIETADEAVGDMLLKKEKSSEKGGKDDADTGGTKEKPGERKRVYFGFLKLLVDSIKDTKSSISTMAEETGGYVESSYGEVIIIRVPKEQFEEVFSLLKEYGEVVDKSIETYDVTEFFQDLTAHLAISEKTRNRLYDLLEKTTDVKERLKILKEIKRLTEEIERIKLTLESIKRLIAFSRITIELEQRLSDLSGEDKRAIPFPWIAALDPFYTTIDELDGKPTIEVGDDFAVFDKRKYYFAESTEGIRLRAGTTRNYPEGDGAFWQQALVHHLSPFYGSATPLVLGDVNAVLFESKDPEPFYYLVGVFVKERKIHVIEVLFPTPESFKKKGEVVYGYIKECRIQ
- a CDS encoding DUF4349 domain-containing protein — protein: MKKLLSTVLFGVIIFFALEAACGEEYRKVTIRATVIVFQPEELQNRIIGWIEEHGGYFLLRSNEFLSLRLPTEAETGFRHYIENLDGEVTAIDIESEDLREEILNLRSGIKSREDILAKNIALFGRADVEATLGIEKELVLLLNEIESLKGRLNKLETERKYLFSEISFVFKRTSLPEKIPSSFDWINTLNLYRFKKEGLPHEK
- a CDS encoding HAD family hydrolase, with product MSTAHDISIDRSTLLVLDFDGVICDSINECFVSSSVAYHELYKKGGLVMLPVAAISAFTVHRPFVRRGEDYLFIQEIIEKGITIRNQESFDRYCGHEGEEKKSLFKALFYQARTALLEDEREYWMGLNPVFSHMQGPLRSAIRSPGFYILSTKREDFIRDICMHWGLSPRPGCVIDSGKERKLSIVSSLLDGLKMKRAVFIDDQIDHLRENEDGRIRPCLASWGYIQKTWLASGFRVIAKQEIAGICASLDPGDA